A window from Vicinamibacteria bacterium encodes these proteins:
- the rlmD gene encoding 23S rRNA (uracil(1939)-C(5))-methyltransferase RlmD, translating to MFEVRITKIIAGGHGLGRHEGRAVIVPGTAAGETHRVRAVAEKKDFIEARSVERVTDSPFRREPPCPYYGLCGGCALMHLEPATQLTAKRTILQESLRRAGYSDPVEQVEICGSPELRYRTRLRFHVDRKGSRPVLGFRQRQSREVVDIEHCLLGSADLNAAWHGVRRLVAERPAFARHLEQVEFQESSVDPGRIVGRFLVRSIDGLRFLEQRGLSALRDAGRLDGIVASTSRRGPRIRLGSRSVAHSVSGFLLEQSTESFFQANRFLLEELVSAVVPETSVDRAIDLYCGVGLFTLPLSRMAKRVFGIETVPTSIRDARANAKRAELQNVRFRRMDAARYLDRTPLRVDDLIVADPPRGGLALETLEAIGGSPVRSLRYVSCDPPALARDVARLQRYGFRIESLRLLDLFPNTHLFETVARLSR from the coding sequence ATGTTCGAAGTCCGTATCACCAAAATCATCGCCGGCGGTCATGGGCTGGGTCGGCACGAAGGACGCGCCGTAATCGTCCCGGGCACGGCCGCGGGGGAGACTCACCGGGTTCGAGCCGTCGCCGAGAAGAAGGACTTCATCGAAGCCCGATCGGTGGAGCGCGTGACCGACTCACCGTTTCGCCGAGAGCCTCCATGCCCCTATTACGGGCTCTGCGGCGGCTGCGCTCTGATGCATCTCGAGCCCGCCACCCAGCTCACCGCGAAACGCACCATCCTGCAGGAAAGCCTGCGAAGGGCGGGCTACTCGGATCCCGTCGAGCAGGTCGAGATCTGCGGCTCGCCTGAGCTCCGGTATCGCACCCGGCTGCGCTTCCATGTCGACCGCAAGGGAAGCCGGCCGGTGCTAGGGTTTCGGCAGCGTCAAAGCCGGGAGGTGGTCGATATCGAGCACTGTCTTCTAGGATCGGCGGATTTGAACGCGGCGTGGCACGGAGTCAGGCGACTCGTTGCCGAAAGGCCGGCATTCGCGAGACACCTGGAGCAAGTGGAATTTCAGGAGTCGAGCGTCGACCCCGGGAGGATCGTGGGCCGGTTTCTCGTCAGATCGATCGATGGGCTACGGTTTCTCGAACAGCGCGGTCTCTCGGCGTTGCGGGACGCCGGCCGTCTCGATGGGATCGTCGCCTCGACGTCGCGCCGAGGGCCACGCATCCGGCTCGGGTCGCGATCCGTTGCTCACTCCGTCTCCGGGTTCCTCCTCGAGCAGTCGACCGAGAGCTTCTTTCAAGCGAACCGCTTCCTTCTCGAGGAGCTCGTCTCCGCGGTGGTGCCGGAAACGTCGGTCGACCGCGCCATCGACCTCTATTGCGGCGTCGGCCTATTCACGTTGCCGCTTTCGCGGATGGCGAAGCGCGTTTTTGGCATCGAGACCGTCCCCACCTCCATTCGCGACGCTCGCGCAAACGCGAAGAGAGCCGAGCTCCAAAACGTGCGGTTCCGCCGAATGGATGCAGCCCGCTATCTGGATCGGACACCGCTTCGAGTGGATGACCTCATCGTCGCCGACCCGCCGAGAGGTGGCCTGGCACTCGAGACGCTCGAAGCCATCGGCGGAAGCCCCGTCCGATCGTTGCGGTACGTCTCCTGCGACCCTCCGGCATTGGCTCGGGACGTCGCGCGTCTGCAACGGTACGGCTTTCGAATCGAGTCGCTCCGACTTCTCGACCTGTTTCCCAATACCCACCTGTTCGAGACCGTGGCTCGGCTCAGTCGCTAG
- a CDS encoding biotin--[acetyl-CoA-carboxylase] ligase, which translates to MEARLGSLLRERQSSWGACLVNIERTGSTNTECFALGRAGAPEGTLVLAGRQERGRGRWNRPWESVEGGLYLSILLRPQSRRTPLTLLPLLVAVSVAEAARELTGVRIRLRWPNDLYVAGRKLGGILCESSHIGSRTDFTVAGIGVNVNQTQEDFTGPLAQEATSLRLASGRSWEPALLADAIIGRLEQQYELDDAAQVLERWKASSEGAGDAPIRLVTREGESQAAVTDGIADDGGLRVRLDDGSVRILYSEDVVMVRER; encoded by the coding sequence ATGGAAGCCCGCCTGGGCTCCCTGTTGCGAGAACGGCAGTCGAGCTGGGGAGCTTGTCTCGTCAATATCGAGCGAACCGGGTCGACCAACACCGAATGCTTTGCGCTCGGAAGGGCGGGAGCTCCCGAAGGAACCCTGGTGCTCGCCGGTCGGCAGGAGCGAGGAAGGGGTCGCTGGAACCGGCCGTGGGAATCGGTCGAAGGCGGTCTCTATCTGAGCATTCTCCTGCGGCCTCAGTCTCGGCGGACCCCGCTGACTCTTCTGCCTCTTCTCGTGGCGGTTTCGGTAGCCGAGGCCGCGCGGGAGTTGACCGGTGTGCGAATCCGGCTGCGCTGGCCGAACGACCTTTACGTCGCCGGCCGCAAGCTGGGCGGGATTTTGTGTGAGTCGAGCCACATCGGCTCGAGAACTGACTTCACCGTCGCCGGGATCGGCGTCAACGTGAATCAAACGCAAGAGGATTTCACCGGCCCTCTTGCGCAAGAGGCAACCTCGTTGCGGCTCGCTTCAGGACGCTCGTGGGAGCCGGCTCTCCTCGCTGACGCCATCATCGGCAGATTAGAGCAGCAATACGAGCTGGACGATGCCGCCCAAGTACTGGAACGTTGGAAAGCGAGCTCTGAGGGCGCCGGCGACGCGCCGATCCGACTCGTGACCCGCGAGGGAGAGAGCCAGGCCGCGGTCACCGACGGCATCGCCGACGATGGCGGCCTCCGGGTGAGGCTCGACGACGGGTCCGTCAGGATCTTGTACTCTGAAGACGTCGTCATGGTCAGAGAGCGTTAG